A portion of the Melanotaenia boesemani isolate fMelBoe1 chromosome 2, fMelBoe1.pri, whole genome shotgun sequence genome contains these proteins:
- the LOC121656927 gene encoding uncharacterized protein LOC121656927, with product MQRTDSEVTTSGFPNQMSRPELDDSQTSHTDDQEEASTSSENLIRHAAAFTINIRERCQLSQRSTNIIVSRVQRYQAVLLSTMRDTMKSIFERHSDSMEQLREDALAKLDNFQDPFSVMATTYIQNNTIQRHFSPVKPEEVIMCQKICRVKKGQSRVLAIRNRSFYYIPLIKSLEQLLSNSRIFNMINTAPQNCQKDGFLYDIVDGSLFKSHPLFSAKPSALQIMLYADEIEICNPLGSHASVNKLLMFYYTLGNIDPKFRSKLAAIRLLAIAKADDIDKCGIDFILKRIDEDLKLLYNGVKIQTQSGEVDLFGAVVSVCGDTLAQHELAGFKEGVGFAYSKCRHCECTFDEICKYQRGYDGHLSREDLQDLFPGPENFLR from the exons ATGCAAAGGACGGACAGCGAAGTCACCACATCTGGCTTTCCAAATCAAATGTCAAGGCCTGAGCTTGATGATTCCCAGACATCACACACTGATGATCAG GAAGAAGCCAGTACCTCAAGTGAAAATCTCATTAGGCATGCAGCTGCATTTACCATCAATATCCGGGAAAGATGTCAGCTGTCCCAG AGGAGTACCAACATCATTGTCTCCAGAGTCCAGCGGTATCAAGCTGTTCTTCTCAGTACCATGAGGGACACCATGAAGAGCATCTTTGAAAGACATTCAGACAGTATGGAGCAGCTACGAGAGGATGCTTTGGCCAAATTAGACAATTTTCAAGATCCTTTTTCAGTGATGGCTACCACATACATTCAGAACAACACCATTCAGAGGCATTTTAGCCCAGTTAAACCAGAGGAGGTAATTATGTGTCAGAAAATTTGTAGAGTTAAAAAAGGGCAATCACGAGTTCTTGCAATCAGAAACagaagtttttattatataccCCTTATTAAGAGTCTTGAACAGTTGTTGTCAAATTCCAGAATTTTTAATATGATCAACACCGCCCCACAGAACTGCCAGAAAGATGGGTTTTTGTATGACATTGTTGATGGGAGTCTTTTTAAATCCCATCCACTGTTTTCTGCAAAACCTTCAGCTTTGCAGATAATGCTTTATGCTGATGAGATCGAGATATGCAATCCCCTCGGGTCACATGcttcagtaaataaattattaatgttttattatactTTAGGAAACATAGATCCCAAGTTTAGGTCAAAGCTTGCTGCAATCAGACTCCTTGCTATAGCAAAAGCTGATGATATTGATAAGTGTGGTattgattttatattaaaaagaatTGATGAAGACTTAAAGTTGCTATATAATGGTGTTAAAATCCAAACACAAAGTGGTGAAGTGGATTTATTTGGTGCCGTAGTTTCAGTTTGTGGTGACACTCTTGCACAACATGAGCTTGCTGGTTTCAAGGAAGGAGTTGGTTTTGCGTACAGTAAGTGTAGGCACTGTGAATGTACCTTTGATGAAAT
- the LOC121648586 gene encoding uncharacterized protein LOC121648586: MAQYGIRVHDLLTPLDDKDLDEKVTQILQHQPNCGYKMMLGHLNAQGIHIQRQHVQDSMRRVDPHGVLLRTLQLNPQRRRRYSVPAPNSLWHIDGNHKLIRWRIVVHGGIDGFSRLIVYLDATTNNRATTVLSSFLKAVDVYGVPSRLRSDKGGENVDVARFMVANRGLNRNSHISGRSVHNQRIERLWRDVYVGVLDLFYTIFNNLETEGFLNPDNEVHLYALHLCFVPHIQKHLDVFKYGWNCHRLSTEGNLSPLQLWTHHERDAQQEPVQVDVEYGVDWTGPPGYRQQDVVVPEVQLQRPLTEQEVESLPKPDGPLSDVLDSYIETVNLLSEMLQ; this comes from the exons ATGGCACAGTACGGGATAAG AGTCCATGATCTGTTAACACCGCTGGATGACAAAGATCTTGATGAAAAAGTGACCCAGATTCTTCAACACCAGCCCAACTGTGGCTACAAAATGATGCTTGGTCACCTGAATGCTCAGGGCATCCACATACAGA GACAACATGTGCAGGATTCCATGCGGCGTGTGGATCCTCATGGAGTTTTATTGCGAACCCTTCAGTTGAACCCACAGAGACGGAGGAGGTACTCTGTGCCAGCACCCAACAGTTTGTGGCACATCGATGGCAATCACAAACTAATAAG aTGGCGTATTGTTGTGCATGGTGGTATTGATGGCTTTAGTCGCCTCATCGTGTACCTGGATGCAACCACCAACAACCGTGCAACGACAGTCCTGAGCAGCTTTCTCAAAGCTGTTGATGTCTATGGTGTACCATCCCGTTTGAGGTCAGACAAAGGAGGGGAAAATGTGGATGTTGCACGCTTCATGGTGGCCAACAGAGGACTTAATAGGAATTCACATATTTCTGGCAGAAGTGTCCATAATCAAAG AATAGAGCGGCTCTGGAGAGATGTCTATGTGGGAGTACTTGATCTCTTCTACACAATCTTCAACAACCTTGAGACTGAAGGTTTTCTAAACCCAGACAATGAAGTTCATCTCTATGCTCTACACCTGTGCTTTGTCCCTCACATCCAGAAGCACCTTGATGTTTTCAAGTATGGCTGGAACTGCCATCGACTGAGCACTGAGGGAAATCTGTCACCACTTCAACTGTGGACTCACCATGAGCGTGATGCACAGCAAGAACCTGTCCag GTTGACGTAGAGTATGGTGTCGACTGGACTGGACCACCTGGTTATCGGCAGCAGGATGTTGTGGTCCCTGAGGTTCAGCTGCAGCGCCCACTGACCGAACAGGAAGTGGAAAGCCTCCCAAAACCTGATGGTCCTCTGTCTGATGTCTTGGATTCTTACATAGAGACAGTAAATCTTTTATCTGAGATGCTCCAGTGA